From the genome of Rathayibacter sp. VKM Ac-2759, one region includes:
- a CDS encoding spermidine/putrescine ABC transporter substrate-binding protein: protein MTAKHPVNILAPAQAVPIIARELSRRRLFGVAGGVGATAFLAACSSPGAGSAPEATGGALEGDLSIYTWGDYDSPDVIAAFTSTEGPQITLDSYSSNEELLSKLGASKGTSGYDIVVPTGIFVPGMIENGLLAKFSKDLIPNLAKVDPQFLGQAWDPDNEYTVCKNWGTTGFAYDTTVITRDLVTWSDFLDAVQNEGSGKTSFLDDPIEIVAPYFWANGIDYTTEAEDDYAAAETFMVEKIAPHIAAFESYPGGSIIPQNTQVLVQSWNGDARLGKLNSEDPERWKWVLGSPTTELWMDNWAIAAGAPHPEAAHAFIDYVLDPANAIQELDYIGYNTGTLDIESLARDAQLEFLDGYIFYPEETVATMQTGTVTNQMTLDVYNKVKAAAGA from the coding sequence ATGACCGCGAAGCACCCCGTGAACATCCTCGCTCCCGCCCAGGCCGTGCCGATCATCGCCCGCGAGCTCTCGCGCCGGCGCCTCTTCGGCGTCGCCGGCGGCGTGGGCGCCACCGCGTTCCTGGCCGCCTGCTCCTCGCCCGGTGCCGGCTCCGCTCCGGAGGCGACGGGCGGCGCGCTCGAGGGCGACCTCTCGATCTACACCTGGGGCGACTACGACTCGCCCGACGTGATTGCGGCGTTCACGAGCACGGAGGGGCCGCAGATCACCCTCGACTCGTACAGCTCGAACGAGGAGCTGCTCTCGAAGCTCGGCGCCTCGAAGGGCACGAGCGGCTACGACATCGTCGTGCCGACGGGCATCTTCGTCCCCGGGATGATCGAGAACGGCCTGCTGGCGAAGTTCTCGAAGGACCTGATCCCGAACCTCGCGAAGGTCGATCCGCAGTTCCTCGGGCAGGCCTGGGACCCCGACAACGAGTACACGGTCTGCAAGAACTGGGGCACCACCGGCTTCGCCTACGACACCACGGTGATCACCCGCGACCTGGTGACCTGGAGCGACTTCCTCGACGCGGTGCAGAACGAGGGCAGCGGGAAGACGTCGTTCCTCGACGACCCGATCGAGATCGTGGCGCCCTACTTCTGGGCGAACGGCATCGACTACACGACCGAGGCCGAGGACGACTACGCGGCCGCCGAGACCTTCATGGTCGAGAAGATCGCCCCGCACATCGCGGCGTTCGAGTCCTACCCCGGCGGCTCGATCATCCCCCAGAACACGCAGGTGCTCGTGCAGTCGTGGAACGGCGACGCGCGCCTGGGCAAGCTCAACAGCGAGGACCCCGAGCGCTGGAAGTGGGTGCTCGGCTCGCCGACCACCGAGCTGTGGATGGACAACTGGGCGATCGCGGCGGGGGCCCCGCACCCCGAGGCGGCGCACGCCTTCATCGACTACGTGCTCGACCCCGCGAACGCGATCCAGGAGCTCGACTACATCGGCTACAACACGGGCACTCTCGACATCGAGTCGCTCGCCCGCGACGCGCAGCTCGAGTTCCTCGACGGCTACATCTTCTATCCGGAGGAGACGGTCGCCACGATGCAGACTGGCACCGTCACCAACCAGATGACGCTCGACGTCTACAACAAGGTCAAGGCGGCCGCGGGCGCGTGA
- a CDS encoding ABC transporter ATP-binding protein encodes MPTTSLTTPPTTASVGAPGSVVLEGVRKLYGTSVAVDGVDLRVEPGEFLSLLGPSGCGKTTTLRMIAGFEHPDAGDIRISGESVLRRAPHQRDVNTVFQAYALFPHMTIAENVAYGLRQRRTKKSEIRGRVSDALDMVRMRGFADRKPTQLSGGQQQRIALARALVNRPSVLLLDEPLGALDRQLREEMQMELKLLQTRLGITFVFVTHDQGEAMSMSDRIAVMRDGRIEQLADANTVYHRPASAYVAAFVGQQNFLAGVVGDSGALVTPVATISGATAAGRPGETRQAAIRPESIRIHAAAERPAGGIDTASGRVLSIANLGETVQYLVHLDAEHSVLVRRPAPDAPALVVDSAVTLSWTSASTRFFPLDEAARAAGYVEPPTDRPSSSPETP; translated from the coding sequence GTGCCAACGACCTCGCTCACCACCCCGCCCACGACGGCGTCCGTCGGTGCGCCCGGCTCGGTCGTCCTCGAGGGCGTCCGCAAGCTCTACGGCACCTCGGTCGCCGTCGACGGAGTCGACCTGCGGGTGGAGCCGGGCGAGTTCCTCTCGCTGCTCGGCCCCTCCGGCTGCGGCAAGACGACGACGCTGCGGATGATCGCGGGCTTCGAGCACCCCGACGCGGGCGACATCCGCATCTCGGGGGAGTCGGTGCTGCGCCGGGCGCCGCACCAGCGCGATGTGAACACCGTGTTCCAGGCCTACGCCCTGTTCCCGCACATGACGATCGCCGAGAACGTCGCCTACGGGCTCCGTCAGCGCCGCACGAAGAAGAGCGAGATCCGAGGCCGCGTGAGCGACGCCCTCGACATGGTGCGGATGCGCGGCTTCGCCGATCGGAAGCCCACTCAGCTCTCGGGCGGCCAGCAGCAGCGGATCGCGCTCGCGCGCGCGCTGGTGAACCGCCCCTCGGTGCTGCTGCTCGACGAGCCGCTCGGCGCGCTCGACCGGCAGCTCCGCGAGGAGATGCAGATGGAGCTGAAGCTGCTGCAGACGCGGCTGGGCATCACCTTCGTCTTCGTCACGCACGACCAGGGCGAGGCGATGTCGATGAGCGACCGCATCGCGGTGATGCGCGACGGCCGCATCGAGCAGCTCGCCGACGCGAACACCGTCTACCACCGGCCCGCGTCGGCCTACGTGGCCGCCTTCGTCGGGCAGCAGAACTTCCTCGCGGGCGTCGTCGGCGACTCCGGGGCCCTGGTCACCCCCGTCGCGACGATCAGCGGCGCGACCGCGGCGGGCCGGCCGGGCGAGACGCGGCAGGCCGCGATCCGCCCCGAGTCGATCCGGATCCACGCGGCGGCGGAGCGGCCGGCCGGCGGCATCGACACCGCGAGCGGGCGCGTGCTCTCGATCGCGAACCTCGGCGAGACGGTGCAGTACCTCGTGCACCTCGACGCGGAGCACTCGGTGCTCGTGCGACGGCCCGCGCCCGATGCTCCGGCGCTCGTCGTCGACTCCGCGGTCACCCTCAGCTGGACCAGCGCGAGCACCCGCTTCTTCCCCCTCGACGAGGCCGCTCGCGCGGCCGGCTACGTCGAGCCGCCGACCGACCGACCCTCGAGCAGCCCGGAGACACCATGA
- a CDS encoding DUF2510 domain-containing protein: MTDENQTDPTSGGGAPSGPRAGWYPDPAGSPRQRWWDGTGWTDSLRDAPAATPAAPAPPVVTPPVAAPTPPVAPERPAYGETSSGQATSYGQTASGQSAPEQQVPQQQNPYAPQQPSYQQPYAQQQPYAPQQPYAQQQPYAQQPAAPQPRDPSIVTATPWIWVVVLLPLLSALSLFLLSPSAIADSSMASTYGPRASMGMSTGYLLGLGAVQVVGFLIYAGEVVFSFLDYRQLKKAGVQKPFHWAWAFLAAPYVYVIGRSVVVKRVTGGGLLPLWIFLGVVVVTFIIVIGWSAAVFSEMMQAFPGSGL; encoded by the coding sequence ATGACCGACGAGAACCAGACCGACCCGACCAGTGGCGGCGGAGCGCCCTCGGGGCCGCGCGCCGGCTGGTACCCCGACCCCGCGGGCTCGCCGCGCCAGCGCTGGTGGGACGGCACCGGCTGGACCGACTCGCTCCGCGACGCCCCGGCCGCGACGCCGGCCGCGCCCGCGCCTCCGGTCGTGACGCCCCCGGTCGCCGCGCCCACGCCGCCGGTCGCCCCCGAGCGGCCCGCGTACGGCGAGACGTCGAGCGGTCAGGCGACGAGCTACGGCCAGACCGCATCGGGCCAGTCGGCCCCGGAGCAGCAGGTCCCGCAGCAGCAGAACCCGTACGCACCCCAGCAGCCGTCGTACCAGCAGCCGTACGCGCAGCAGCAGCCGTACGCACCCCAGCAGCCGTACGCGCAGCAGCAGCCGTACGCGCAGCAGCCCGCCGCCCCGCAGCCGCGCGACCCCAGCATCGTCACGGCGACTCCGTGGATCTGGGTCGTCGTGCTCCTCCCGCTGCTCTCGGCGCTCTCGCTGTTCCTGCTGTCGCCGAGCGCGATCGCCGACTCCTCGATGGCGTCGACCTACGGGCCGCGCGCGTCGATGGGGATGTCGACCGGCTACCTGCTCGGCCTCGGCGCCGTGCAGGTCGTCGGCTTCCTGATCTACGCGGGCGAGGTCGTCTTCTCGTTCCTCGACTACCGCCAGCTCAAGAAGGCCGGCGTGCAGAAGCCGTTCCACTGGGCCTGGGCGTTCCTCGCCGCGCCCTACGTCTACGTGATCGGCCGCAGCGTGGTCGTCAAGCGCGTGACGGGCGGCGGACTGCTGCCGCTGTGGATCTTCCTCGGCGTCGTGGTGGTGACCTTCATCATCGTGATCGGCTGGTCGGCCGCGGTGTTCTCGGAGATGATGCAGGCGTTCCCGGGGTCGGGTCTGTAA
- a CDS encoding HAD-IA family hydrolase, giving the protein MPHLLRARAALFDMDGTLVDSTAVVETIWRDFADRFGLDRARILGAVHGVRAEDSVRRFAPEGTDVAAIVDELNAYELEHTEGTLEIPGAVAFLAALPRARVALVTSASPALAAGRLAAAGVPSPDTVVTAADVTRGKPAPDGYLLAAERLGAAPADAIVFEDAEAGIRAGLDAGMRVVVVGPYESATTEGLPRIAHYSDARVELDGDELVIALG; this is encoded by the coding sequence ATGCCGCACCTGCTCCGCGCCCGCGCCGCCCTCTTCGACATGGACGGGACGCTGGTCGACTCGACGGCGGTCGTCGAGACGATCTGGCGCGACTTCGCCGACCGCTTCGGGCTCGACCGCGCGAGGATCCTCGGCGCCGTGCACGGCGTCCGCGCCGAGGACAGCGTCCGCCGCTTCGCCCCGGAGGGCACCGACGTCGCGGCGATCGTCGACGAGCTGAACGCGTACGAGCTCGAGCACACGGAGGGGACGCTCGAGATCCCGGGAGCCGTCGCGTTCCTCGCGGCGCTGCCCCGCGCCCGCGTCGCCCTGGTCACCTCGGCGAGCCCCGCGCTCGCCGCCGGGCGCCTCGCCGCGGCCGGAGTCCCCTCCCCCGACACCGTGGTCACCGCTGCCGACGTGACCCGCGGCAAGCCCGCGCCCGACGGCTACCTGCTCGCCGCCGAGCGCCTCGGCGCCGCCCCGGCCGACGCGATCGTCTTCGAGGACGCCGAGGCGGGCATCCGCGCGGGTCTCGACGCCGGGATGCGCGTGGTCGTCGTCGGCCCGTACGAGAGCGCGACGACCGAGGGCCTGCCGCGCATCGCGCACTACTCCGACGCCCGCGTCGAGCTCGACGGCGACGAGCTGGTCATCGCCCTCGGCTGA
- a CDS encoding ABC transporter permease: MGGLVGIAGAIVEAWTELRIHRGRVLLSLIGVAVAVAALTGVVAAGGIARQASIEQAERSSGRPASLYLSAYSTGPDGVVDNAALQTAWETVLERYGIEYASRTTYGSSRVQFADGAVDVPVTAVDQPYAVMHRLEMESGSWFADGDERRLAPALVINRVFWERLGSPDLRTHPVVTLLGGEHDTTAVVVGVTPVSQWETEPTMMMLADSYAALATPVDPAFGGSQTPNYEMWVPLDLAEPLAAAVERDVTAALGEGIEADVNRQDYLTYDSDPFGVLTWVIGGVAGLVLALGALGLLNIALVTVRQRIREIGIRRSFGASSGRIFFSIMMESVVATVVAGVVGVTLAVILVTNPWTVDWIRQNGIDDIPPFPVEAALLGLGAATLVGALAGVVPALVAVRVKVIDAIRY, from the coding sequence ATGGGCGGCCTGGTCGGCATCGCCGGCGCGATCGTCGAGGCGTGGACCGAGCTGCGGATCCACAGGGGCCGGGTCCTGCTCTCGCTCATCGGCGTGGCCGTGGCCGTCGCCGCGCTCACCGGAGTCGTCGCCGCGGGCGGCATCGCCCGCCAGGCCAGCATCGAGCAGGCCGAGCGCTCGAGCGGCCGGCCCGCGAGCCTCTACCTCAGCGCCTACTCGACGGGGCCCGACGGAGTGGTCGACAACGCCGCCCTGCAGACGGCATGGGAGACGGTGCTCGAGCGCTACGGCATCGAGTACGCGAGCCGGACGACGTACGGCAGCTCGCGGGTGCAGTTCGCCGACGGAGCCGTCGACGTCCCGGTCACGGCGGTCGACCAGCCCTACGCGGTCATGCACCGCCTCGAGATGGAGAGCGGCAGCTGGTTCGCCGACGGCGACGAGCGCCGCCTCGCGCCCGCACTCGTCATCAACCGGGTCTTCTGGGAGCGCCTCGGCAGCCCCGACCTGCGCACGCATCCGGTCGTCACCCTGCTCGGCGGGGAGCACGACACGACCGCGGTCGTCGTCGGCGTCACTCCGGTCTCGCAGTGGGAGACCGAGCCGACGATGATGATGCTCGCCGATTCCTACGCCGCTCTGGCGACCCCGGTCGATCCGGCGTTCGGCGGCTCGCAGACCCCGAACTACGAGATGTGGGTCCCGCTCGACCTGGCGGAGCCGCTCGCGGCCGCCGTCGAGCGCGACGTCACGGCCGCGCTCGGCGAGGGGATCGAGGCCGACGTCAACCGGCAGGACTACCTGACCTACGACTCCGATCCGTTCGGCGTGCTCACCTGGGTCATCGGCGGCGTGGCGGGCCTCGTGCTGGCGCTCGGGGCCCTGGGCCTGCTCAACATCGCGCTCGTCACCGTGCGGCAGCGGATCCGCGAGATCGGCATCCGCCGCAGCTTCGGGGCCTCCTCGGGCCGCATCTTCTTCTCGATCATGATGGAGAGCGTCGTCGCGACGGTGGTCGCGGGCGTCGTCGGGGTGACGCTCGCGGTGATCCTCGTCACGAACCCGTGGACGGTCGACTGGATCCGGCAGAACGGGATCGACGACATCCCGCCGTTCCCGGTCGAGGCGGCGCTGCTCGGGCTCGGCGCCGCGACGCTGGTCGGGGCCTTGGCCGGCGTCGTGCCCGCGCTCGTGGCGGTGCGCGTCAAGGTGATCGACGCGATCCGGTACTGA
- a CDS encoding ABC transporter ATP-binding protein, producing MTILRLEGIRKVVPLPDAPPLTILDGVDLEVGEGDHVSVVGRSGSGKSTLLNILGLIDEPTDGRMLLEGRPTETLSSRARARIRGGSIGFIFQQFNLLEGRTARENVMTPLLYATGSEFWKRASIAAEMLERVGLGHRVDSMPGRMSGGEQQRIAIARALVRRPRLILADEPTGALDTDTGESVMSLLDEIARESGSALVTITHDPAIAARAERHYRLDRGRLGPATGSTSEPRVAAHAAVEEAL from the coding sequence GTGACGATCCTCCGGCTCGAGGGCATCCGCAAGGTCGTCCCCCTGCCCGACGCCCCGCCGCTGACCATCCTCGACGGGGTCGATCTCGAGGTGGGAGAGGGCGACCACGTCTCGGTCGTCGGGCGCAGCGGCTCCGGCAAGTCGACGCTGCTCAACATCCTCGGCCTCATCGACGAGCCGACCGACGGCCGGATGCTGCTCGAGGGCCGCCCGACCGAGACCCTGTCCTCGCGCGCACGGGCGCGGATCCGCGGGGGGAGCATCGGCTTCATCTTCCAGCAGTTCAATCTGCTCGAGGGGCGGACGGCGCGCGAGAACGTGATGACCCCGCTGCTCTACGCGACCGGTTCCGAGTTCTGGAAGCGCGCGTCGATCGCGGCCGAGATGCTCGAGCGCGTCGGCCTCGGCCACCGGGTCGACTCGATGCCGGGCCGCATGTCGGGAGGCGAGCAGCAGCGCATCGCCATCGCGCGGGCGCTCGTCCGCCGCCCCCGGCTGATCCTCGCCGACGAGCCGACCGGCGCCCTCGACACCGACACGGGAGAGAGCGTGATGAGCCTGCTCGACGAGATCGCCCGCGAGTCCGGATCGGCCCTCGTCACCATCACCCACGACCCGGCCATCGCGGCCCGGGCGGAGCGGCACTACCGCCTCGACCGCGGACGTCTCGGACCGGCGACGGGGTCGACGTCCGAGCCGCGGGTCGCCGCGCACGCGGCCGTCGAGGAGGCGCTCTGA
- a CDS encoding YdeI/OmpD-associated family protein — protein MRFTTTLVRTGNNTGIEVPPEVLDALGGGRRPAVSAVVNGFAFAGTVGAMGGRALLSFSADKRAATGLTGGETIEVELELDTAPREVVLPEDLAAALAAAGLGDAFAALAPSARKAHATAVDSAKTAGTRTRRIAAIVAGLGG, from the coding sequence ATGCGCTTCACGACGACGCTCGTCCGGACCGGGAACAACACCGGCATCGAGGTGCCGCCCGAGGTGCTCGACGCCCTCGGTGGCGGACGACGGCCGGCGGTGAGCGCCGTCGTGAACGGCTTTGCGTTCGCCGGCACCGTCGGCGCGATGGGGGGCCGGGCGCTCCTCTCGTTCTCGGCCGACAAGCGCGCGGCGACCGGCCTCACCGGCGGCGAGACGATCGAGGTCGAGCTCGAGCTCGACACCGCGCCGCGCGAGGTCGTCCTGCCGGAGGACCTCGCCGCCGCGCTCGCCGCCGCCGGTCTCGGCGACGCCTTCGCCGCCCTCGCGCCCAGTGCGCGGAAGGCGCACGCGACGGCGGTCGACTCGGCGAAGACGGCCGGGACCCGCACGCGGCGCATCGCGGCGATCGTCGCCGGCCTCGGCGGCTGA
- a CDS encoding response regulator transcription factor, giving the protein MSGAHDSRRTMVSIPLPADASAPVSAPVRVLLVDDDPLVLIALRSVLRTDPSLTVVAEVEDGALVIPAVRRTRPDVVLLDARMRTVSGPEVIGPLRRAAPEVRIIVMSSFIGAESESAVLVAGADAFLPKVSPPELFAAEIRRVAGLPPARRDVSLSARERDVARALAEGRTNAAISRSLGLTDSTTRTYVSRLLEKTGAASRVELANLVNAGRLDV; this is encoded by the coding sequence ATGAGCGGGGCGCACGACTCACGGAGGACGATGGTGTCGATCCCGCTCCCCGCCGACGCCTCGGCCCCGGTGTCCGCGCCCGTGCGCGTCCTGCTCGTCGACGACGACCCGCTGGTGCTGATCGCCCTCCGCAGCGTGCTGCGGACCGATCCCTCCCTCACCGTGGTCGCCGAGGTCGAGGACGGCGCTCTGGTGATCCCCGCCGTCCGGCGGACCCGCCCGGACGTCGTGCTGCTGGACGCCCGGATGCGGACCGTCTCGGGACCGGAGGTGATCGGACCGCTCCGCCGCGCTGCCCCGGAGGTGCGCATCATCGTGATGTCGTCGTTCATCGGCGCGGAATCCGAGTCGGCCGTGCTGGTCGCGGGCGCCGACGCGTTCCTGCCGAAGGTGTCGCCGCCGGAGCTCTTCGCGGCCGAGATCCGGCGGGTCGCCGGCCTCCCGCCCGCGCGGCGCGACGTCAGTCTGTCGGCGCGCGAGCGCGACGTCGCCCGCGCCCTCGCCGAGGGGCGGACGAACGCGGCCATCTCGCGCTCGCTCGGGCTGACCGACAGCACGACCCGCACGTACGTCTCGCGGCTGCTCGAGAAGACCGGTGCGGCCTCCCGCGTCGAGCTGGCCAACCTGGTCAACGCGGGTCGTCTCGACGTCTGA
- a CDS encoding histidine kinase translates to MSLPPAPAARLHPTPWLDRPSSGPILLAVNLAVGLAVFALVAPRLPLWNLLLTLAIGLGAILPLGWQRRRPRTAGVAACLGAALTPIATPALWTALALIGRRLPARTAWRFVAAGALADAFLLGLFILRWARPDTLGASILVGLFSVAVTVTIGALGILTGAKRRSEREADRRLISALDRERTAVARSLDAERERIAEEIHDSLGHSLTLLSLHSAALRNLDGLSPDEIRTLTESISTQTRAAIDSLTATLRAAPAAGSTEAAADLDRLFSDVTATGRELDVRIDGDPRALDTAATSVLVRFCREGLTNALKHAAPGPLGVAVRVDGDGSVVAAVTSPGGEATPGAPSTARGVRGLQEATATLGGEVVLTLGRDQTVLSLRVPSPESRDGVRAGGV, encoded by the coding sequence GTGTCCCTTCCCCCCGCCCCCGCCGCCCGCCTCCACCCGACTCCGTGGCTCGACCGCCCGTCGTCCGGCCCGATCCTCCTGGCCGTCAATCTCGCCGTCGGCCTCGCGGTGTTCGCGCTCGTCGCCCCCCGGCTGCCGCTCTGGAACCTGCTGCTGACGCTCGCGATCGGACTCGGCGCGATCCTCCCCCTGGGCTGGCAGCGCCGCCGGCCGAGGACCGCCGGGGTCGCCGCCTGCCTCGGCGCCGCCCTGACTCCGATCGCGACTCCGGCGCTCTGGACCGCTCTCGCGCTCATCGGGCGGCGCCTGCCCGCGCGGACCGCCTGGCGCTTCGTCGCCGCGGGAGCCCTCGCCGACGCGTTCCTGCTCGGGCTCTTCATCCTCCGGTGGGCGCGGCCGGACACGCTCGGAGCGTCGATCCTCGTCGGGCTGTTCTCGGTCGCGGTCACGGTCACGATCGGCGCGCTCGGCATCCTGACGGGCGCCAAGCGCCGGAGCGAGCGCGAGGCCGACCGCCGGCTGATCAGCGCCCTGGACCGCGAGCGGACGGCGGTCGCCCGGTCCCTCGACGCCGAGCGCGAGCGGATCGCCGAGGAGATCCACGACTCCCTCGGGCACTCGCTGACGCTGCTCAGCCTGCACTCCGCGGCGCTGCGCAACCTCGACGGCCTGTCGCCGGACGAGATCCGGACCCTGACGGAGTCGATCAGCACGCAGACGCGCGCCGCGATCGACTCGCTGACCGCCACGCTCCGGGCCGCGCCGGCGGCGGGCTCGACGGAGGCGGCCGCCGACCTCGACCGGTTGTTCTCGGACGTGACGGCCACCGGTCGCGAGCTCGACGTGCGGATCGACGGCGACCCCCGGGCGCTCGACACGGCGGCGACCTCGGTGCTGGTGCGGTTCTGCCGCGAGGGGCTGACCAACGCGCTCAAGCACGCGGCGCCCGGACCCCTCGGCGTCGCCGTCAGGGTCGACGGCGACGGGTCGGTCGTCGCCGCGGTGACCTCGCCCGGCGGGGAGGCGACTCCCGGGGCCCCCTCGACGGCCCGCGGCGTGCGCGGGCTGCAGGAGGCCACGGCGACGCTCGGCGGCGAGGTGGTGCTGACGCTCGGGCGCGATCAGACGGTGCTGAGCCTGCGGGTGCCCTCGCCCGAGTCGCGCGACGGGGTGCGGGCCGGCGGGGTGTGA
- a CDS encoding MarR family transcriptional regulator, with amino-acid sequence MTDAPRWLTPDQLDAWMRFIAVVELLPGALDTQLQRDAGLTHFEYMTLAMLSEAPEHALRMTTLAARTNSTLPRLSHVVTRLAARGYLERRPCPTDGRATNAVLTEAGLEKIVETAPGHVATVLADVIDPLAPEQIIQLADIMARMLTRLDPEGRMTVDSVRSALGEPGGIPDVRAC; translated from the coding sequence ATGACCGACGCTCCCCGCTGGCTGACGCCCGACCAGCTCGACGCCTGGATGCGCTTCATCGCCGTCGTCGAGCTGCTGCCGGGAGCGCTCGACACGCAGCTGCAGCGCGACGCCGGCCTCACCCACTTCGAGTACATGACGCTCGCGATGCTGTCGGAGGCCCCTGAGCACGCTCTGCGGATGACGACCCTCGCGGCGCGCACGAACTCGACGCTGCCCCGCCTCTCGCACGTCGTGACCCGGCTCGCCGCGCGCGGCTACCTCGAGCGCCGGCCGTGCCCGACCGACGGCCGGGCGACCAACGCCGTGCTGACGGAGGCGGGTCTCGAGAAGATCGTCGAGACCGCACCCGGCCACGTGGCCACGGTGCTCGCCGACGTCATCGACCCGCTCGCCCCCGAGCAGATCATCCAGCTGGCCGACATCATGGCGCGGATGCTCACGCGCCTGGACCCCGAGGGGCGGATGACCGTCGACTCGGTCCGATCCGCTCTCGGTGAGCCGGGCGGGATCCCGGACGTGCGGGCCTGCTGA